Proteins from a genomic interval of Leifsonia shinshuensis:
- a CDS encoding FtsX-like permease family protein → MARATHGSRLSDAGLALRSLRAFRGGLVLLALVTVLAATALSAWPRVSSMLLTSELRHELTQAGAGGRDVTTTIRTGSFTAGPVLDAVDVWRDLPAIGRSVRQGMRPPLRAVAGPGDSAARSYDVPIAPPAGAASNSRYAVGVEAYLGLRDQARLLSGSWPAPVTAPLAPPPAGGSVVEVVLTPEAAKLLGWPLGATRPIASDPRLELKLTGLVEPKDAASDFWNLDAVRAHGHFVDAGDAGKEYGAVAWPDPGSWPVVAPAFGGTVASLWFPVAPSAFRVEDLPAVRGALGSFLALPPVARVGEVPVPLTFGTSLPTPLDAFQSRAQPANTLFAILAAGPLVVALTVLALGARLVVSRRREALALMAARGASPWRLRGSLALDGALASVPAAAVGLVIALAVTPGAVPVLLPVGLAALCALAPPLALVLAAGSLTPRPVAPPARSRWAWVAEVVVLGLAVLSVVLLARRGLSAPASGLEVDPLAALTPVLVALAACVVVLRVTVVPLGWLTGALRRGRGAVAFLGAAGSLGATGRRGRGAVLWPVFALVAGASIALFSVSVLATARDGLDQGARARVGSDLSLTAASTLDTGQLAAVKRIPGVAATATVDWAGGVAISAGGTTEVVSGYLVDPKQLDGVQRDLPASARLSTLLTGGLPGRTGAVLGGWESRIPVTSALIVGQGSNVHLAVTELDFAPGVYVRDARWAIIDRSTLPRSSEVAGAPQTVLVALAPGADAAAVHSALARIGGKGALVGDAVAERAALHASPLVAGTEAVALLSIALTALLCVAALLLTLVMNTASRIRLVATLRTVGFSARQTAGVLAWELGPVLVVGLIAGTVVGLLLPGVVLGPLDLRGFTGSPVQPAIVRDPWLSAAALAGFAAVAALATLVALAGARRSSPAAVLRAAGDLPTTGGQ, encoded by the coding sequence ATGGCCCGCGCGACGCACGGCTCGCGGCTGTCCGACGCCGGCCTCGCCCTGCGCTCGCTCCGCGCCTTCCGCGGCGGCCTGGTCCTGCTCGCCCTGGTGACGGTGTTGGCCGCCACCGCGCTGTCGGCGTGGCCGCGGGTGTCCAGCATGCTGCTCACGAGCGAGCTGCGGCACGAGCTCACGCAGGCCGGCGCCGGCGGCCGCGACGTGACCACGACGATCCGCACCGGGAGCTTCACCGCCGGTCCCGTCCTCGACGCGGTCGACGTGTGGCGCGACCTCCCCGCCATCGGGCGGTCGGTGCGGCAGGGGATGCGTCCGCCGCTGCGCGCGGTCGCGGGCCCCGGCGACAGCGCGGCGCGCAGCTACGACGTCCCGATCGCTCCGCCTGCCGGCGCCGCCTCCAACAGCCGCTACGCGGTCGGGGTGGAGGCGTACCTGGGCCTGCGCGATCAGGCGCGGCTGCTGAGCGGGAGCTGGCCGGCCCCGGTCACGGCGCCGCTCGCGCCGCCGCCCGCCGGAGGCAGCGTCGTGGAGGTCGTGCTGACCCCGGAGGCGGCGAAGCTGCTCGGCTGGCCGCTCGGCGCCACCCGGCCGATCGCCTCGGATCCGCGCCTGGAGCTGAAGCTGACCGGCCTCGTCGAGCCGAAGGACGCCGCGAGCGACTTCTGGAACCTGGACGCGGTGCGCGCGCACGGCCACTTCGTCGACGCCGGAGACGCCGGCAAGGAGTACGGCGCGGTCGCCTGGCCGGACCCGGGCTCCTGGCCCGTCGTCGCCCCGGCGTTCGGGGGGACGGTCGCCTCGCTGTGGTTCCCCGTCGCGCCGAGCGCGTTCCGGGTGGAGGACCTGCCCGCCGTCCGCGGTGCGCTCGGCAGCTTCCTCGCCCTCCCGCCGGTCGCGCGCGTCGGCGAGGTGCCGGTGCCGCTGACCTTCGGCACCAGCCTGCCCACGCCGCTGGACGCGTTCCAATCCCGCGCGCAGCCCGCGAACACGCTGTTCGCGATCCTCGCCGCGGGCCCGCTCGTGGTCGCGCTGACGGTGCTGGCGCTCGGCGCTCGGCTCGTCGTGTCCCGCCGCCGGGAGGCTCTCGCGCTGATGGCCGCGCGCGGGGCCTCGCCGTGGCGGCTGCGCGGGAGTCTCGCCCTCGACGGCGCGCTCGCGTCCGTGCCCGCCGCGGCCGTCGGGCTCGTGATCGCGCTCGCGGTGACCCCGGGGGCGGTGCCCGTGCTGCTGCCGGTCGGCCTTGCGGCCCTCTGCGCCCTGGCCCCTCCGCTCGCGCTCGTGCTCGCGGCGGGGTCGCTGACACCGCGGCCGGTCGCACCGCCCGCGCGCTCGCGCTGGGCGTGGGTCGCCGAGGTCGTCGTCCTGGGCCTGGCGGTGCTCAGCGTCGTGCTGCTCGCGCGACGCGGCCTCTCGGCGCCCGCCAGTGGGCTGGAGGTCGACCCGCTGGCCGCGCTGACCCCGGTCCTGGTCGCGCTGGCGGCGTGCGTCGTCGTGCTGCGGGTGACCGTCGTGCCGCTCGGCTGGCTCACCGGGGCGCTCCGGCGGGGGAGGGGCGCCGTCGCCTTCCTCGGCGCGGCCGGCTCGCTCGGCGCCACCGGAAGACGCGGGCGCGGCGCCGTCCTCTGGCCCGTGTTCGCCCTGGTTGCCGGTGCGAGCATCGCCCTGTTCTCGGTGAGCGTGCTCGCGACCGCCCGCGACGGCCTGGACCAGGGCGCCCGGGCGCGCGTCGGCTCCGACCTGTCGCTGACCGCGGCCTCCACCCTCGACACCGGTCAGCTCGCCGCGGTGAAGCGGATCCCCGGCGTGGCGGCCACCGCGACCGTGGACTGGGCGGGCGGCGTCGCGATCAGCGCCGGCGGAACCACGGAGGTCGTCTCGGGCTACCTCGTCGATCCGAAGCAGCTGGATGGCGTCCAGCGCGACCTGCCCGCGTCCGCGCGCCTCTCGACCCTGCTCACCGGCGGCCTCCCCGGCCGCACCGGCGCGGTGCTCGGCGGCTGGGAGAGCCGCATCCCGGTCACCAGCGCCCTGATCGTCGGGCAGGGCAGCAACGTGCACCTGGCCGTCACCGAGCTGGACTTCGCGCCGGGCGTGTACGTGCGCGACGCCCGCTGGGCGATCATCGACCGCTCGACGCTGCCGCGGTCGAGCGAGGTCGCCGGCGCCCCGCAGACCGTCCTGGTCGCCCTCGCGCCCGGCGCCGACGCCGCGGCGGTGCACTCCGCGCTCGCGCGCATCGGCGGGAAGGGCGCCCTCGTCGGCGACGCCGTGGCCGAGCGGGCGGCCCTGCACGCGTCGCCGCTCGTGGCGGGCACCGAGGCGGTCGCGCTGCTCTCGATCGCGCTCACGGCGCTGCTCTGCGTGGCCGCTCTGCTGCTCACGCTGGTGATGAACACCGCCTCCCGGATCCGGCTGGTCGCCACCCTGCGCACGGTCGGCTTCAGCGCGCGCCAGACGGCCGGCGTGCTGGCCTGGGAGCTCGGGCCGGTGCTGGTGGTCGGGCTGATCGCGGGGACCGTCGTCGGCCTGCTGCTGCCGGGCGTAGTTCTCGGCCCGCTCGACCTCCGCGGCTTCACCGGCAGCCCGGTGCAGCCGGCGATCGTGCGGGACCCCTGGCTGAGCGCCGCGGCCCTGGCCGGGTTCGCGGCGGTCGCCGCCCTGGCCACGCTCGTCGCGCTGGCCGGCGCGCGCCGCTCCTCGCCCGCCGCCGTGCTGCGCGCCGCGGGCGACCTTCCGACGACAGGAGGACAATGA
- a CDS encoding FtsX-like permease family protein has protein sequence MRARGAFWLQRSRAHAGTLIATGLVVVVVAALASVMTGLAFRSPTAAVHATLAAEPAAVTSLALESSALPDLAAQDTEVRRTLGARFAGLPVAVAATFSAPSVPVHGGRSALLLVSGDDLRQRVSLTQGRWPSAGAAGGVQEAAVDAAFARSHSVGVGDRLVLDGPAAPVTVVVTGVWRPADPSAPAWFGLTSGDGRIALPAAAATAASDGVVGRWVVTPDAPRTVAADLPRLHNALAGAAAELSGDSAAGSSPFSTSGDAVATVAAMQRSVVALHAVIPVPLAVLAACSAIALVLLAQLLAGARRVETRLLRSRGVTIPALAGATAIESGLVALVATAIGTIAAQLVLLVTTGPPSVALDLLLPPVLTIAVAIAAATLTVVFSARAASESPGAVEAGRGRTAVSAGLTVLAVIAAAVTLWRFVAFGPTVGGGADTIDPTGVVAPAAVLCAIALIGLLLFGPASAAVERIAGAGRGVAGVLPARQVGRGVALFAGPVALIVLAVGSLTFAAGYAGTFGGFLRDSALLVNGAPVRVDLGIGGSPHGPSDVSGADRLGRLPGVTAASPAVVDDGTVADTDVAVVAANASTLPALLPVGGYLLDTEALSRGITPPKPVEGASLAAGDLRATVAVRAAGGSVTVVGATAWLATATGEVVPVGAVPAADGSVAFAVPAGASRLVAVDVTAESVAGADDVTVTLTGLTAATARWVQAPSAFGAGSPFQPDGAATGASGGSGALTARAASLTGDSGMRFVPPGDAALPLAVTTALAQDDSLQLGQRIEVRSPLGDVQGTVATIVPALPGTTAERAVLADLPALTAVLLRTSASVPRASSVWLATDDPAAVAAATRADAGSEATVTTASGAFVARFLGGAVASTWLGAAGCALLAVAAVAAAITAALRRRRGEVVVLRAVGLSGRQQAWARRLEVIGVACAAGVFGLLGGIVVVLLVGNTLARLSVVTAPATLSVQGRVDPLGMAVGAVALAAALAVAVWGYGVAVRRQAADTAYREETR, from the coding sequence ATGCGTGCGAGGGGGGCGTTCTGGCTGCAGCGCTCCCGCGCGCACGCCGGCACCCTGATCGCCACGGGACTCGTCGTCGTGGTCGTCGCCGCGCTGGCGAGCGTGATGACCGGGCTGGCGTTCCGCTCGCCGACCGCCGCTGTCCACGCGACGCTCGCCGCGGAGCCTGCCGCGGTGACATCGCTCGCGCTCGAATCGAGCGCGCTGCCCGACCTCGCGGCGCAGGACACGGAGGTCCGCCGCACGCTCGGCGCCCGGTTCGCGGGTCTGCCGGTCGCCGTCGCCGCCACGTTCTCGGCGCCGTCGGTCCCCGTCCACGGAGGGCGCAGCGCGCTGCTCCTGGTCTCCGGCGACGACCTCCGGCAGCGCGTTTCGCTGACGCAGGGCCGCTGGCCCAGCGCGGGAGCCGCGGGCGGTGTCCAGGAGGCGGCGGTGGACGCGGCCTTCGCGCGCTCGCACTCGGTGGGCGTCGGCGACCGCCTGGTGCTGGACGGTCCCGCAGCGCCGGTCACCGTCGTGGTCACCGGGGTGTGGCGCCCCGCGGACCCGTCGGCGCCCGCCTGGTTCGGCCTGACCTCCGGGGACGGCCGCATCGCGCTGCCCGCGGCGGCCGCGACGGCCGCGAGCGACGGCGTCGTCGGCCGGTGGGTCGTGACGCCGGACGCCCCCCGCACCGTCGCCGCCGACCTCCCGCGGCTGCACAACGCGCTCGCCGGGGCGGCGGCGGAGCTCAGCGGCGACTCGGCCGCGGGCAGCAGCCCGTTCTCCACGAGCGGCGACGCCGTCGCGACCGTCGCCGCGATGCAGCGGTCGGTCGTGGCGCTGCACGCCGTCATCCCGGTGCCGCTCGCCGTCCTCGCCGCGTGCTCGGCGATCGCGCTCGTCCTGCTCGCTCAGCTCCTCGCCGGCGCCCGGCGGGTGGAGACCCGGCTGCTGCGCTCGCGCGGCGTCACCATCCCTGCGCTCGCCGGGGCGACCGCGATCGAGTCCGGGCTGGTCGCCCTGGTCGCGACCGCGATCGGTACGATCGCCGCGCAACTCGTTCTGCTCGTGACGACCGGGCCGCCGTCCGTGGCGCTCGACCTGCTGCTGCCGCCCGTGCTGACCATCGCGGTCGCGATCGCCGCCGCGACGCTGACCGTCGTGTTCTCCGCCCGCGCGGCCTCCGAGTCTCCCGGGGCGGTGGAGGCGGGCCGGGGCCGCACCGCGGTGTCCGCGGGTCTCACCGTGCTCGCCGTCATCGCCGCGGCGGTGACCCTGTGGCGGTTCGTGGCCTTCGGCCCGACCGTCGGAGGCGGCGCCGACACGATCGACCCGACCGGGGTGGTCGCCCCCGCCGCCGTCCTGTGCGCGATCGCCCTGATCGGCCTCCTGCTGTTCGGGCCGGCCTCCGCCGCGGTCGAGCGGATCGCCGGCGCGGGGCGCGGGGTCGCGGGCGTCCTGCCTGCGCGCCAGGTGGGGCGCGGGGTCGCGCTGTTCGCGGGACCGGTGGCGCTGATCGTGCTCGCGGTCGGCTCGCTGACCTTCGCGGCCGGGTACGCCGGCACCTTCGGCGGCTTCCTCCGCGACTCCGCCCTGCTGGTGAACGGCGCGCCCGTCCGGGTGGACCTCGGGATCGGCGGGAGCCCGCACGGGCCCTCCGACGTGTCCGGCGCCGACCGGCTCGGCCGCCTGCCCGGCGTCACCGCCGCCTCTCCGGCCGTGGTCGACGACGGGACGGTCGCGGACACCGACGTCGCCGTGGTCGCGGCGAATGCGTCGACGCTCCCCGCGCTCCTCCCGGTCGGCGGGTACCTGCTCGACACCGAGGCGCTGTCCCGCGGGATCACGCCGCCGAAGCCCGTCGAAGGCGCGAGCCTCGCAGCGGGCGACCTGCGCGCGACGGTCGCGGTGCGCGCGGCTGGGGGCTCCGTGACCGTCGTCGGCGCGACCGCGTGGCTGGCGACCGCCACCGGGGAGGTCGTGCCCGTCGGCGCGGTCCCCGCGGCGGACGGCTCGGTCGCGTTCGCCGTCCCGGCGGGCGCCTCCCGGCTGGTCGCGGTGGATGTCACGGCCGAGTCCGTGGCCGGCGCCGACGACGTGACCGTGACGCTCACCGGTCTGACGGCGGCGACCGCGCGCTGGGTGCAGGCGCCGTCGGCGTTCGGGGCGGGGAGCCCGTTCCAGCCGGACGGCGCCGCGACCGGCGCATCCGGAGGATCCGGCGCCCTCACCGCCCGGGCCGCCTCGCTCACCGGCGACAGCGGCATGCGCTTCGTCCCGCCGGGCGACGCCGCCCTCCCGCTCGCGGTCACGACCGCGCTGGCGCAGGACGACTCCCTCCAGCTCGGGCAGCGCATCGAGGTGCGCAGCCCGCTCGGCGACGTGCAGGGCACCGTCGCGACGATCGTCCCTGCGCTGCCGGGGACGACGGCCGAGCGAGCCGTGCTCGCGGACCTCCCCGCGCTGACGGCCGTGCTGCTCCGGACCTCCGCCTCGGTGCCGCGCGCCTCCTCGGTCTGGCTGGCGACGGACGACCCGGCGGCGGTCGCCGCCGCCACGCGCGCGGACGCCGGCTCGGAGGCGACGGTCACGACGGCGTCCGGCGCGTTCGTCGCCCGGTTCCTCGGCGGCGCGGTCGCCAGCACCTGGCTCGGCGCGGCCGGCTGCGCGCTGCTCGCGGTCGCCGCCGTGGCCGCGGCGATCACGGCCGCGCTGCGCCGCCGCCGCGGCGAGGTGGTCGTGCTGCGCGCGGTCGGGCTGTCCGGCCGGCAGCAGGCCTGGGCGCGGCGGCTGGAGGTGATCGGCGTCGCCTGCGCAGCCGGCGTCTTCGGCCTCCTCGGCGGGATCGTCGTGGTGCTGCTCGTCGGGAACACCCTGGCCCGGCTGTCGGTCGTGACCGCCCCGGCGACGCTGTCGGTGCAGGGCAGGGTGGACCCGCTCGGGATGGCCGTCGGCGCCGTCGCGCTGGCCGCCGCTCTCGCCGTGGCCGTCTGGGGCTACGGCGTGGCCGTGCGCCGCCAGGCCGCGGACACCGCCTACCGCGAGGAGACCCGCTGA
- a CDS encoding LLM class flavin-dependent oxidoreductase yields MTEPKQLFVNLFEMACVSHITHGLWPLPGNNRERFADLDYWLELARLLEHGGFDGIFLADVVGTYDVFRGGPETALREGLQSPNLDPLLLVPAMAAVTDRLGFGVTFSTTYEPPFAFARRMSTLDHLTKGRIGWNIVTSYLPNAARNFGLDDEVPHDERYRRAEEYLDVLYKLWEGSWDDDAVIADREARVFTDPSKVRYIDHVGERHRVAGPHIVHPSPQRTPVLFQATGSPAGIEFAGRHAEVVFTGGRTSEEFRRNADGMRDAAERHGRRRDDVRFIAMAGVIVGRTTEEAEDKWRLYRRHASLDGILAHSSLPVDLTAFPRDLTVREALARAEFPAERVPFLPLDTTVGQALDFIKYGRDDRFLVVGDPKTVADEIERWLDEDGLDGINLRQYYSFDTARDFADLVIPELRRRGRLPQEGERSGTLRERLFGDGHSRLPQRHPATRYRGGANLREGAVPATP; encoded by the coding sequence ATGACCGAACCCAAGCAGCTCTTCGTCAACCTGTTCGAGATGGCGTGCGTGAGCCACATCACGCACGGACTCTGGCCGCTGCCCGGCAACAATCGTGAGCGGTTCGCCGACCTCGACTACTGGCTGGAGCTCGCCCGGCTGCTGGAGCACGGCGGTTTCGACGGGATCTTCCTTGCCGACGTGGTCGGCACCTACGACGTCTTCCGGGGCGGCCCGGAGACGGCCCTGCGGGAGGGCCTGCAGAGCCCGAACCTCGACCCGCTGCTGCTCGTCCCGGCGATGGCGGCCGTCACGGACCGGCTCGGTTTCGGGGTGACGTTCTCGACCACCTACGAGCCGCCGTTCGCGTTCGCCCGCCGGATGTCGACCCTGGACCACCTGACCAAGGGGCGGATCGGGTGGAACATCGTCACCTCCTACCTCCCGAACGCCGCCCGCAACTTCGGGCTGGACGACGAGGTTCCGCACGACGAGCGCTACCGCCGCGCCGAGGAGTACCTGGATGTGCTCTACAAGTTGTGGGAGGGCTCCTGGGACGACGACGCGGTCATCGCCGACCGGGAGGCGCGCGTCTTCACCGACCCGTCGAAGGTGCGCTACATCGACCACGTCGGGGAGCGCCACCGCGTCGCCGGGCCGCACATCGTGCACCCGTCGCCGCAACGGACGCCCGTGCTGTTCCAGGCGACCGGGTCGCCGGCGGGCATCGAGTTCGCCGGCCGGCACGCCGAGGTGGTCTTCACGGGCGGGCGCACCAGCGAGGAGTTCCGCCGCAACGCCGACGGGATGCGCGACGCCGCCGAGCGCCACGGCAGGCGGCGCGACGACGTGAGGTTCATCGCGATGGCCGGCGTCATCGTCGGCCGCACGACCGAGGAGGCGGAGGACAAGTGGCGGCTGTACCGGCGGCACGCCAGCCTGGACGGCATCCTCGCCCACAGCAGCCTTCCCGTCGACCTCACGGCGTTCCCGCGCGACCTCACCGTGCGGGAGGCGCTGGCGCGGGCCGAGTTCCCGGCCGAGCGGGTGCCGTTCCTGCCGTTGGACACGACCGTCGGCCAGGCGCTCGACTTCATCAAGTACGGCCGCGACGACCGGTTCCTGGTGGTCGGCGACCCGAAGACGGTGGCCGACGAGATCGAGCGCTGGCTGGACGAGGACGGGCTGGACGGCATCAACCTGCGTCAGTATTACTCCTTCGACACGGCGCGCGACTTCGCCGACCTGGTCATCCCCGAGTTGCGCAGGCGCGGCCGGCTGCCGCAGGAGGGCGAGCGCTCGGGGACGCTGCGCGAGCGGCTGTTCGGGGACGGGCACAGCAGGCTCCCGCAGCGGCACCCCGCGACGCGGTACCGCGGCGGGGCGAACCTGCGCGAAGGGGCGGTCCCGGCGACGCCCTGA
- a CDS encoding GIY-YIG nuclease family protein — MTEPCALCGAPAHPGAPLALCLPHLLEAHEWVEGEFGQTDLLPSPCAFCGSRLGVRYPSGWLCAVCEWRVGEPPPDSARASRVDVVYYLRYRDRIKIGTTANPAQRFASLPHDEVLAFERGDRTIEQRRHAQFAALRIPGTEWFETDDVLSAHVAALRTGDPWLLLARWRSEAAARA, encoded by the coding sequence GTGACCGAGCCATGCGCGCTGTGCGGGGCGCCCGCACACCCCGGGGCGCCATTAGCGCTGTGCCTTCCGCACCTGCTGGAGGCGCACGAGTGGGTGGAGGGTGAGTTCGGCCAGACCGACCTGCTGCCGTCGCCGTGCGCGTTCTGCGGCTCGCGGCTGGGCGTCCGGTACCCGTCCGGCTGGCTCTGCGCCGTCTGCGAATGGCGGGTCGGCGAGCCGCCTCCGGACAGTGCGCGCGCCTCCCGGGTGGACGTCGTCTACTACCTCCGCTACCGCGACCGCATCAAGATCGGCACCACCGCCAACCCCGCGCAGCGGTTCGCGAGCCTCCCGCACGACGAGGTGCTCGCCTTCGAGCGCGGCGACCGCACTATCGAGCAACGCCGGCACGCCCAGTTCGCGGCGCTGCGCATCCCCGGCACCGAATGGTTCGAGACCGATGACGTCCTTTCGGCGCACGTCGCCGCACTGCGGACCGGGGACCCCTGGCTGCTCCTCGCCCGCTGGCGCAGCGAGGCCGCGGCCCGCGCCTGA
- a CDS encoding MFS transporter, which translates to MSRSRPSATFAVLALSVASFATLQSLVVPVLPVIQQDLHTTTAGVTWTMTAWLIAAAVATPLLGRVGDLVGKRRVFVLALLAVALGSVIAAVAPSIGVLIAGRVVQGLGGAMFPLAFGIIRDEFPAHRLPSAIGAIASIIAVGSGLGTVLAGPLASALSWRGLFLVPVALTVTAAVLALVIVPESPTRATGGVNPWSAVLLSGWLIALLLPLSTGAQWGWSSPQVIGLFALAALLLAAWVVVELRSRHPLVDMRLMREPGVWSMNAAAVFIGAAMFAVFAFFPRFVQTPVSTGYGLGASVAESGLLMLPMLVTMAVTGFVSGPLERWLGFRTQIVIAAVVMAGSSLSLAFLHGSLAAVATASGVFGIGLGLIYAAITSVVVQSVPATQTGIASGMNANLRTVGSAIGAAVMTALVTGTLGAGGLPAESGYTEGFATAGVLAFGAAVVTVVAALVLRARAGRVAQDGVAAELAAVAGLARLEAAELAGLARPEAEASPAAGELAGLARPDGEASASAPAALRSAVAAPLPTAAAEAAEMARLIEKVEADRPTEPAVSAA; encoded by the coding sequence ATGTCTCGATCCCGTCCATCCGCCACCTTCGCCGTCCTGGCGTTGAGCGTGGCCTCCTTCGCGACCCTCCAGTCGCTCGTCGTCCCCGTCCTGCCGGTCATCCAGCAGGACCTGCACACCACCACCGCCGGCGTCACCTGGACCATGACCGCCTGGCTGATCGCCGCCGCCGTCGCAACGCCCCTGCTCGGGCGCGTGGGCGACCTCGTCGGCAAGCGCCGGGTCTTCGTCCTCGCGCTGCTGGCCGTCGCGCTCGGCAGCGTGATCGCCGCCGTCGCGCCCTCCATCGGCGTCCTCATCGCGGGCCGCGTCGTCCAGGGCCTCGGCGGGGCGATGTTCCCGCTCGCGTTCGGCATCATCCGGGACGAGTTCCCCGCGCACCGCCTGCCGTCCGCCATCGGCGCGATCGCCTCGATCATCGCCGTCGGCAGCGGCCTCGGCACTGTGCTCGCCGGCCCGCTCGCCTCCGCCCTCAGCTGGCGCGGCCTCTTCCTGGTCCCGGTCGCGCTGACCGTGACCGCGGCGGTCCTCGCGCTCGTGATCGTCCCCGAGTCGCCCACCCGGGCGACCGGAGGGGTGAACCCGTGGTCTGCCGTGCTGCTCTCCGGCTGGCTGATCGCCCTCCTCCTCCCGCTCAGCACGGGCGCCCAGTGGGGCTGGTCGTCGCCGCAGGTGATCGGGCTGTTCGCGCTCGCCGCTCTGCTGCTCGCCGCGTGGGTGGTCGTGGAGCTGCGCTCGCGGCACCCGCTGGTCGACATGCGGCTGATGCGCGAGCCCGGCGTCTGGTCGATGAACGCCGCGGCGGTCTTCATCGGCGCGGCCATGTTCGCTGTGTTCGCCTTCTTCCCGCGCTTCGTGCAGACGCCCGTCTCCACCGGCTACGGGCTCGGTGCGAGCGTCGCGGAGTCGGGGCTGCTGATGCTGCCGATGCTCGTGACGATGGCGGTGACCGGCTTCGTCAGCGGGCCGCTGGAGCGCTGGCTCGGCTTCCGCACCCAGATCGTGATCGCGGCTGTCGTCATGGCGGGGTCGAGCCTGTCGCTGGCCTTCCTGCACGGTTCGCTCGCCGCGGTCGCGACGGCGTCCGGCGTCTTCGGCATCGGCCTCGGCCTGATCTACGCGGCGATCACGAGTGTGGTCGTCCAGAGCGTGCCGGCCACGCAGACCGGCATCGCGAGCGGGATGAACGCCAACCTCCGCACCGTCGGGTCGGCGATCGGGGCGGCCGTGATGACCGCCCTCGTCACCGGAACGCTCGGTGCCGGCGGCCTCCCCGCGGAGTCCGGCTACACCGAAGGCTTCGCCACGGCGGGCGTGCTCGCCTTCGGCGCGGCGGTGGTGACGGTGGTGGCGGCGCTGGTGCTGCGGGCGCGGGCGGGGCGGGTGGCGCAGGATGGCGTGGCGGCCGAGCTCGCCGCGGTGGCCGGGCTGGCCCGGCTGGAGGCGGCCGAGCTGGCGGGCCTGGCCCGGCCGGAGGCGGAGGCCTCCCCGGCGGCGGGCGAGCTGGCCGGCCTGGCCCGGCCGGATGGGGAAGCCTCCGCGTCGGCGCCGGCGGCGCTCCGCTCTGCGGTGGCGGCTCCGCTCCCGACCGCGGCGGCGGAGGCGGCAGAGATGGCGCGCCTCATCGAGAAGGTGGAGGCCGATCGCCCCACCGAGCCCGCCGTCTCGGCGGCCTAG
- a CDS encoding helix-turn-helix domain-containing protein, producing the protein MTGTEVADTHVADTATARPLIARPQRADARRNFDALLAAARDAFAQDGAGASLEDIARRAGVGIGTLYRNFPTRDALVEAVYVEEVEAVVRAADDAAALEPWEAVQAWLRRFLLYVGTKKALLEGLNKDSPVLLSCRTSLYDAGEPLVRRAQEAGELRTDATIGDVIRMVSGIAGVAFDDDEQRDRVVAMAIDGLRAR; encoded by the coding sequence GTGACCGGCACAGAGGTAGCCGACACCCACGTCGCCGACACCGCCACCGCGCGCCCCCTGATCGCCCGCCCCCAGCGCGCGGACGCCCGGCGCAACTTCGACGCCCTGCTCGCCGCCGCGCGCGACGCGTTCGCGCAGGACGGCGCCGGCGCCTCCCTCGAGGACATCGCCCGCCGCGCGGGCGTCGGCATCGGCACCCTCTACCGCAACTTCCCCACCCGCGACGCCCTGGTCGAGGCCGTCTACGTCGAAGAGGTGGAGGCCGTCGTCCGCGCCGCCGACGACGCCGCCGCCCTCGAGCCGTGGGAGGCCGTCCAGGCCTGGCTGCGCCGCTTCCTCCTCTACGTCGGCACCAAGAAGGCCCTGCTGGAGGGGCTCAACAAGGACTCCCCCGTCCTGCTCAGCTGCCGCACCTCCCTCTACGACGCGGGCGAGCCGCTGGTCCGCCGCGCGCAGGAAGCGGGTGAGCTGCGCACCGACGCCACCATCGGCGACGTGATCCGCATGGTCTCCGGCATCGCCGGCGTCGCCTTCGACGACGACGAGCAGCGCGACCGCGTCGTCGCGATGGCGATCGACGGCCTCCGGGCCCGCTGA